Proteins encoded within one genomic window of Pedobacter africanus:
- a CDS encoding family 78 glycoside hydrolase catalytic domain, producing the protein MKAESSYPLKVMQTFEQQTLRKITDSSYLYDFGQNASGIIRLKVKGKKGDRIRIVPAEILDDRGMADQSASGSPYYFDYTLKGGDEEIWEPRFSYYGFRYALVEGGVPAGQPAISGRPTVERLQMLHTRNSAPEVGTFSCSNTLFNQTFKLIDWAMKSNMSHVSTDCPHREKLGWLEQTHLVGGSLKYNYDIQLFYNKIIEDMTESQLSSGLVPDIVPEYVVFEDGFRDSPEWGSAAVIIPWYLYEWYGDKKAIEKAYPMMKRYISYLESKADAHILSHGLGDWFDLGPKSPGESQLTPKALTATATFYYDAVLLAKAAGILGKTEEAKAYQKLAEQIKIAFNKKFFEPATGVYSTGSQTAYAMSIYMGLVDEPFKEKVFANLKESIRTSGYALTAGDIGYRYLIRVLEDGGASQLLYQMNNRDDVPGYGYQIRNGATALTESWPALKNVSNNHMMLGHLIEWFYSGLAGIKQQADDTGFGKILIEPQFVEGVDWVKASYKAITGDIVVDWKKEKGKSALQVSIPANTEALVVLPVVKEKLLNLNQKPLSQHKAVKKQYMGNGKLKIVLGSGSHTLNWTNK; encoded by the coding sequence ATGAAAGCAGAATCCAGCTATCCTTTAAAAGTGATGCAGACATTTGAGCAGCAGACACTCAGAAAAATAACGGATAGCAGTTATCTATATGATTTTGGTCAGAATGCATCAGGAATTATCCGTTTAAAAGTTAAAGGTAAGAAAGGAGACCGGATACGAATTGTCCCTGCTGAAATTTTAGATGACCGGGGAATGGCAGATCAAAGTGCGTCGGGAAGTCCTTATTATTTTGATTATACGCTTAAAGGTGGCGATGAAGAAATCTGGGAACCACGTTTTAGCTATTACGGGTTTAGGTATGCTTTAGTGGAAGGGGGTGTTCCAGCCGGACAACCTGCAATATCGGGAAGACCAACAGTAGAAAGGCTTCAAATGTTGCACACGCGCAATAGCGCGCCAGAGGTTGGCACCTTCAGCTGTTCAAATACGCTGTTTAATCAGACTTTTAAGCTGATTGACTGGGCAATGAAGAGTAATATGAGTCATGTAAGTACCGATTGTCCACATAGAGAGAAATTGGGATGGCTGGAGCAGACACATCTTGTGGGGGGATCGTTGAAATATAATTACGACATTCAGCTCTTCTACAATAAAATCATAGAGGACATGACGGAGTCGCAGCTTTCTTCTGGTCTGGTGCCTGACATTGTTCCTGAATATGTGGTATTTGAAGATGGTTTCAGGGATTCTCCGGAATGGGGTAGTGCTGCTGTTATTATACCCTGGTATTTGTATGAATGGTATGGCGACAAAAAAGCAATTGAAAAGGCTTATCCCATGATGAAGCGTTATATCAGTTACCTGGAAAGTAAGGCGGATGCACATATTCTGTCGCATGGTTTGGGGGATTGGTTTGATCTTGGGCCTAAAAGTCCGGGAGAATCGCAGCTTACCCCGAAGGCTTTGACAGCCACTGCAACTTTTTACTACGACGCTGTGTTACTGGCTAAGGCCGCAGGAATCCTTGGAAAAACAGAAGAAGCAAAAGCTTACCAGAAATTAGCCGAACAAATTAAAATAGCATTCAATAAAAAGTTTTTTGAGCCCGCGACGGGCGTTTATTCGACAGGAAGCCAGACAGCTTATGCTATGTCGATTTATATGGGATTAGTAGATGAACCATTTAAAGAAAAGGTGTTTGCTAACCTGAAGGAATCTATAAGGACCAGCGGGTATGCACTTACTGCCGGTGACATTGGCTATCGTTATCTGATCAGAGTGTTGGAAGATGGCGGTGCATCGCAACTGTTATATCAAATGAACAACAGAGATGATGTGCCAGGTTATGGTTATCAGATTCGTAACGGGGCAACTGCGCTTACAGAATCCTGGCCGGCCTTAAAGAATGTTTCCAATAACCACATGATGCTGGGACACCTGATAGAGTGGTTTTACAGCGGACTGGCTGGAATCAAACAACAGGCAGATGATACTGGTTTTGGTAAGATCTTAATTGAGCCTCAATTTGTAGAGGGGGTTGATTGGGTTAAAGCAAGTTATAAAGCCATTACAGGGGATATTGTAGTGGACTGGAAAAAGGAAAAAGGCAAATCGGCTTTGCAGGTGAGCATCCCGGCAAATACAGAGGCCCTGGTTGTTTTGCCTGTTGTTAAAGAAAAACTGTTAAATTTAAATCAAAAGCCTTTAAGTCAGCACAAAGCCGTTAAAAAACAATACATGGGAAACGGTAAACTGAAAATTGTATTGGGGTCTGGGTCCCATACATTGAATTGGACAAATAAATAA
- a CDS encoding alpha-L-rhamnosidase N-terminal domain-containing protein: MTIYKYLSIAVLLLLTVNANAITEPVNLTCNHKKSPLGVETDRLEFNWNISADQQSFQQHAWQLQVFSSLNAVLLGKADLWDSQKMNAGTAMSAVYGGKLLSSGKRYHWRVRVWSSNGTVSDWSRPATFSTGILQTKEWDQSRWIAYQVLEDARKVVPGLHGDGSLLGEKAVQPAVVPYFRKTFDINKPIAEAYVFVSGLGHYELQLNGKKVGDDFLAPGWTNYSKTNLYSTYDVTASLVSGKNALGAIVGPGFMYINRERYRKMARAEAFPMLRLKLMIRYKDGSTTEVVTDDSWKTSPSAVVYSSIYGGEDYDARKEQTGWDRAGFNDQYWKKAIYLRGLEGK; the protein is encoded by the coding sequence ATGACTATCTATAAATATTTAAGCATTGCCGTACTTTTACTGCTTACAGTAAATGCAAATGCGATTACTGAACCGGTAAATTTAACTTGCAATCATAAAAAAAGTCCGCTTGGGGTGGAAACGGACAGGCTCGAATTCAATTGGAACATCAGTGCTGACCAGCAATCATTTCAACAACATGCCTGGCAGCTACAGGTTTTTAGCAGTCTTAATGCTGTGCTGCTGGGTAAGGCAGATCTGTGGGACTCACAAAAAATGAATGCCGGTACTGCGATGTCAGCAGTTTACGGAGGAAAGTTGCTATCCTCCGGAAAACGTTACCATTGGCGGGTCAGAGTCTGGTCTTCGAACGGAACCGTCTCTGACTGGAGCAGGCCTGCAACATTTTCTACCGGTATTTTACAAACCAAAGAATGGGACCAAAGCAGGTGGATAGCTTACCAGGTATTGGAAGATGCTAGGAAAGTTGTCCCCGGATTACATGGAGATGGTAGTTTATTGGGTGAAAAAGCTGTACAACCTGCTGTTGTTCCTTATTTTAGAAAAACTTTTGATATCAACAAACCGATAGCGGAGGCATATGTGTTTGTTTCGGGGCTGGGGCACTATGAGTTGCAGCTGAACGGTAAGAAAGTAGGAGATGATTTTCTGGCCCCCGGATGGACCAATTATTCCAAAACAAATCTGTACAGTACCTATGACGTAACTGCTTCATTGGTTAGCGGAAAAAATGCATTGGGAGCGATTGTTGGTCCGGGGTTTATGTATATAAACCGCGAGCGCTACCGTAAAATGGCAAGGGCTGAAGCTTTTCCAATGTTGAGATTAAAACTGATGATCCGTTATAAAGATGGCAGTACTACGGAAGTGGTAACGGATGATAGCTGGAAAACAAGTCCTTCGGCAGTTGTATACAGCAGCATCTATGGTGGAGAAGATTATGATGCCCGTAAGGAACAAACAGGTTGGGATAGAGCCGGATTTAATGACCAGTACTGGAAAAAAGCAATTTACTTAAGGGGCCTGGAGGGAAAATGA
- a CDS encoding beta-N-acetylhexosaminidase → MNRLMTLWMAVFIVFNSTTKAQHPSRQLSIIPEPELVTVKPGSFGFNSATVILYDDRNTAMKFIGDQFSEKIKAYTGKKIPVKKITALPGKNQIVFKLSDQLQGIGAEGYMMDIGSGGIVITAKQPQGCFYGMQTLLQLLPVNPLEGANVPALHIQDQPRFSWRGAMLDVSRHFFTVKQVKQYIDFLASYKLNTFHWHLTDNQGWRIEIKKYPQLTSVGAWRKRSLIGHFEEQPERFDTLPHGGFYTQEQIRDIIAYAQGKYITVVPEIDLPGHCTSALAGYPELGCGEKPGPFEVKDKWGVFDDVYCAGKENTFKFLEDVFTEVAALFPGKVIHIGGDECRKTNWKTCTYCQARMKKEGLKDEHQLQGYFINRIAQVLKAKNKRVIGWDEILEGNRLTSDALVMSWRGTSGGVTAARKHHDVVMTPTTYLYLDYYQGSPELEPLTIDGFNTLERVYNFEPIPAALNADEVKYIKGIQGNIWTEFIPDFHHLQYMAFPRLSALAEVAWSTPEKKNWEKFKHKMETEYSRYEASGINYSKSAYQVSFEFIKGARTQKAQIALKTQSYNPEIYYTLDGTEPGQHSMKYMGPFNVNPNVKVKAATFKNGVQMSKATEYELR, encoded by the coding sequence ATGAATAGATTAATGACATTATGGATGGCTGTTTTTATTGTTTTTAACAGCACGACAAAAGCGCAGCATCCATCGCGACAACTTTCAATTATTCCGGAGCCGGAACTTGTAACAGTAAAGCCGGGAAGCTTCGGGTTCAATAGCGCTACCGTTATTTTATATGATGACCGGAATACCGCAATGAAGTTTATCGGGGATCAGTTTTCCGAAAAAATTAAAGCCTATACGGGAAAAAAAATCCCTGTTAAAAAAATAACTGCTCTGCCGGGCAAAAATCAGATTGTATTTAAACTTTCGGATCAACTGCAGGGAATAGGTGCCGAGGGTTATATGATGGATATTGGTTCTGGAGGTATTGTGATTACCGCAAAACAACCTCAGGGCTGTTTTTATGGGATGCAAACTTTACTGCAATTGTTACCTGTAAATCCGTTGGAGGGCGCAAATGTTCCGGCACTTCACATACAGGACCAGCCACGTTTTAGCTGGAGAGGCGCTATGCTGGATGTGTCAAGGCATTTTTTTACCGTTAAACAGGTAAAACAATACATAGATTTCCTGGCAAGCTATAAACTCAATACTTTCCATTGGCATTTAACGGATAACCAGGGCTGGCGGATTGAGATTAAAAAATATCCACAGCTGACTTCGGTAGGTGCATGGAGGAAAAGATCACTGATCGGACATTTTGAAGAACAGCCGGAGCGTTTTGATACATTACCTCATGGTGGGTTTTACACACAGGAACAGATCAGGGACATTATTGCTTATGCGCAGGGGAAATATATTACAGTTGTTCCTGAGATAGATCTTCCGGGGCATTGTACTTCGGCGCTCGCCGGCTATCCAGAACTGGGCTGCGGTGAAAAGCCGGGGCCTTTTGAAGTGAAAGACAAATGGGGGGTATTCGACGACGTGTATTGTGCCGGGAAAGAAAATACATTTAAATTTCTGGAAGATGTGTTTACAGAGGTGGCTGCACTTTTCCCCGGAAAGGTGATCCATATTGGTGGGGATGAATGCCGCAAAACGAATTGGAAAACTTGTACGTATTGTCAGGCACGCATGAAAAAAGAGGGTTTGAAAGATGAGCATCAACTGCAGGGGTATTTTATCAATCGTATAGCCCAGGTACTGAAAGCTAAAAATAAAAGGGTAATTGGCTGGGACGAGATCCTGGAAGGAAACCGGCTTACTTCAGATGCACTGGTAATGTCTTGGAGAGGAACATCCGGGGGTGTTACTGCTGCTAGAAAACACCACGATGTGGTGATGACGCCGACTACCTACCTCTACCTGGATTATTACCAGGGTTCACCTGAGCTGGAACCGCTTACCATTGATGGCTTTAATACACTGGAGCGTGTTTACAATTTTGAGCCTATACCTGCAGCGCTGAATGCTGATGAAGTTAAATACATAAAAGGAATCCAGGGGAACATCTGGACTGAGTTTATTCCGGACTTCCATCACTTGCAGTACATGGCCTTCCCGCGTTTATCTGCCCTGGCAGAGGTAGCCTGGTCTACACCGGAAAAAAAGAACTGGGAGAAGTTTAAACACAAAATGGAAACAGAGTATAGCCGCTACGAGGCTTCGGGAATCAACTATTCAAAAAGTGCCTATCAGGTAAGTTTTGAGTTTATTAAGGGAGCGAGGACACAAAAAGCACAAATCGCATTGAAGACCCAAAGTTACAATCCTGAAATTTATTATACGCTTGACGGAACAGAACCCGGTCAGCATTCAATGAAATATATGGGCCCGTTTAACGTGAATCCCAATGTGAAAGTTAAGGCTGCAACTTTTAAAAATGGTGTACAGATGAGCAAGGCCACTGAATACGAACTGAGATAG